From the genome of Pseudarthrobacter sp. NIBRBAC000502772:
GCCGGGCCGGATCCGGGTCTACGGGACGTGGCCACGGGGCCGGCTAGCCGCGCTCGATGTTGCTGAGGTCGCGCAGCACGCCCACCCGTCCGTCGGTGTGCTGGACCAGGAATTCGTGGCCCCGGTCTTCCAGGGCCAGCACCCAGCCGCCCGGTTCAATCACAAAGGCGGGGGCGCCGGTCTGGGGGTCCACCGCGGTCCGGTGCTGTGCCACGGCAAACCAGAACGCCTCATGCTCCGGCTCTTCGTACGATTCTTCCGGCCTGGATGCCGGATCCACGGTGGCGCCGATGGGCTCCACGCGGCGCACCTGCTGATGCACGGCCGTCGCCGCAGGTTCCGCGGCAGACTGGCGCGGCGCGGCAGAGACTCCGGTGCCGGCGTCGTGGGTTGCCGCTTCAGGGGCAGCGGCGGCGGACGCCGTAGCGGTCGGTACAGGGGCAGCCGCAGCCGCCGTCGGGACGTCACCCGCAGAAGTCTCAGCAACGGCGGGCACCGCGGACGTGCCTGTCGCTGAAGGGGAAGGCACGACGTCGGCCGCCTGGGTTGCGGGGCTCGGGTCGCCGGCAGCGGACCACTCGCTCACCTCGGGGGCGGAGGAGACGGCAGCGGCGGCAGCCGGGGCAGCCGGGGCAGAGAAGGCTCCGGCCGAAGCGGCGGGCGCGGCGGCACGCGCAGAAGTTGCCGCCGCCGAAGATGGGGCAACAGGCGCGGAAGCCTCCGGAACGGGCGTGGCCGCAGGCTTGGGTTCCTTGGGCGTGTGCGGCTTGGGCAGCGGGACAGCCGAGTCGCGCGCCATCACGTGGGCCGGGGTTTCGTCCCGCCCCAGGAAGTCGCCGGCGAAGTACGGAATGAAGCGGCTCAGCACGGTGCCCGCGAACAGCACGACGGAACCCACCAGGCCCACCAACAGGCTGGGCACGAAGGCCGCGGCCGTGGAAACGAAGAAGAACGCCAGTGCAAAGGAAGCCACCACAGACCCAAACTGGTCAACGGACAGCGAACCGATGCGGACCTTCGTGGCGGGAGCGAGCCGGCGGGCAGCAAAGAGTGCCGTGACAATCAGCGGCAGCACAATGCCGAGACCCAGGAAGAACAGGCTGCCTGCATTCCAGAGATTAAACCGGCCGAAGAAGATGGGCAGCAGCGAGGCAACCAGCAGAATGAGGGTGGCGGCGAAAACCGCCAGGTCCCGCAGCGTGAACAGACCCAGCACGGCCTGGTTGGTGGTGCCCGGCTTGGCGCCGGCAGGCTTCTGCACGCCCTTCGCTGAGCCGCCTCCCGGGGTGCTGCCAGGCCCGGCCTCGGTTGCGCGGCCAAATTTCTGGCCGAAGCTTTGCTGGTTCATTCTGTACTCCTTAGCGTGGCGGCACCGGGACGGTTCCGTCCCAAAACTGTGCCGTCCGAAACGGCGGCAACGGCCAGGCCCGGCAGTGATACACCGGATCCGACAGCTCCGTAGAAAGTCACAATTCAATCTCAGCCTAGCCAACCGCATGGCCGATCACTAGCTGATCCGCAGTGGCGGGACGCCAGCGGGCAGGGTCCTTTAACCATTCAACGCTAAATAAACGCCGTTCGCGGGGGCCATTGTGACAGCGGACACGTCGCAGCCCCGGCGCGTATTAGGCTTGATTCCGGAACAGCTCTTTGCGGAATGTCCGTGATCGGCCGCTACCCTGCCGCGCAAAGCGGCGGAGCACGGCCGGGCGACGACAGCCGCTGAAAAGACCGATGAATGATGAGGTTCACCATGTCTCAGGACACTCCCGGCTCCACGGCCACCGCTCCCGCAGCTTCCGTGCAGACCGACCAGCAGGGCGACGCCTTTGAAAACCTGCTGCACGAAAACCGCACTTTCGCCCCCAGCCCCGAATTCGCTGCCGACGCCGTTGTCACCGCCGCTGACTATGCAGAGGCCGACGCCGGCCGCCCGGCTTTCTGGGCGAAGAAGGCCCGCGAACTGCTCACCTGGAGCAAAGACTTCGACCAGGCACTGGACTGGTCCAACCCGCCGTTCGCCAAATGGTTCGTGGGCGGCGAGGTCAACGCCGCATACAACGCGCTGGACCGCCATGTGGAGAACGGCCTCGGGGACCGGGTGGCCATCTACTTCGAGGGCGAACCCGGCGACTCCCGCACCTACACGTACGCCCAGCTCACTGAAGAGGTCAAGAAGGCCGCCAATGCCTTCGAGTCCCTCGGGGTTGGCAAGGGTGACCGGGTGGCCGTTTACCTGCCCATGATCCCGGAGGCCGTCATCACGCTGCTGGCCTGCGCCCGCATCGGTGCCGTGCACTCCGTGGTGTTCGGCGGGTTCTCCGCCGACGCCCTGCGCTCCCGGATCGAGGACGCCGAAGCCAAGCTCGTTGTCACCGCGGACGGCACGTACCGCCGCGGCAAGCCCAGCGCGCTCAAGACCGCCGTGGACGAGGCCCTTTCCGTCGATGGGCACACGGTCCAGAACGTTGTGGTGGTCAAGCGCAACGGCCAGAACGTGAACTGGCACGAAGGCCGGGACCACTGGTGGGCGGACACCGTGGAGCTGGCCTCCGCCGAGCACAAGGCGGTGGGACACGACTCCGAACACCCGCTGTTCATCCTGTACACGTCCGGCACCACGGGCAAGCCCAAGGGCATCCTGCACACCACCGGCGGCTACCTCACCCAGGGCGCCTACACCCACAAGGCCGTGTTCGACCTCCACCCCGAAACGGATGTCTTCTGGTGCACGGCCGACGTCGGCTGGGTCACCGGCCACACGTACGTCGCCTACGCCCCGCTCATCAACGGCGCCACCCAGGTAATGTACGAGGGCACCCCGGATTCCCCGCACCAGGGCCGCTGGTGGGAGATCATCGAGAAGTACAAGGTCTCCATCCTGTACACCGCCCCCACGGCCATCCGGACCTTCATGAAGTGGGGCCGGGACATCCCGGACAAGTACGACCTGACCTCCCTCCGGGTCCTCGGTTCCGTGGGCGAATCCATCAACCCGGAGGCGTGGATGTGGTACCGGGACGTCATCGGCGGCAACAAGGCACCGATCGTGGACACCTGGTGGCAGACCGAGACCGGCGCCCAGATGATCGCCCCGCTGCCCGGCGTCACCGCCACAAAGCCCGGCTCGGCGCAGACCCCGCTGCCCGGCATCGCGGTGGACGTCGTCGATGAGCAGGGCGAATCCGTGCCGGACGGCCACGGCGGCTTCCTGGTGATCCGGGAACCCTGGCCCGCCATGCTCCGCGGCATCTGGGGCGACCCCGAGCGGTTCAAAGAGACCTACTGGTCCCGCTTCGAAGGCATGTACTTCGCCGGCGACGGCGCCAAAAAGGACGAGGACGGCGACATCTGGCTCCTGGGCCGCGTGGACGACGTCATGAACATCTCCGGGCACCGGCTCTCCACCACTGAAATCGAATCCGCCCTGGTCAGCCATCCCTCTGTGGCCGAAGCCGCCGTTGTGGGCGCCGCCGACGAAACTACCGGCCAGGCCGTCGTCGCGTTCGTGATCCTGCGCGGCGACGCCGTGGACAAGGGCGAGGCCACCATCCAGGAACTCCGCAACCACGTCGGCAAGGAAATCGGGCCCATCGCCAAGCCCAAAACCATCCTCGTGGTCCCGGAACTGCCCAAAACCCGCTCCGGCAAGATCGTCCGCCGCCTCCTCAAGGACATCGCCGAAGGCCGCGAATCCGGCGACGCCACCACCCTGGCCGACACCACAGTGATGCAGCAGATCGCGCAGTCGCTCAGAAAGTAACAGCTGCCTCACGACCCACTCCGACGCTATCGAGTGGCCCCGATTATCCCGTCCTATGGGAAAATCGGGGCCACTCCCTGTTTGGGACGATTCAAGAAAATCGACGCCAAAAATGTTATTTGCCGTTCTTCCATGTTCTGTTTTGAACGTTTATAGTCAGATGCAATGTGAGGTGTCTCACATGCGGCTATTTTTCAAGGGAGAGAACATGGCTTCACAGTTTGATGCGTCTGCAACTGCTTTTCCCAGCAGGCGGAGCATCCTCAAGACCGTTGGCGTAGGCGCGGCAGGCCTGGCCGGCATTCCATTTCTCGCAGCCTGCACGGGCGGAAGTGCGCCGTCCGCCACGGGTTCCGACTCCGCCGGCCTAACCTTCGGTTCCGG
Proteins encoded in this window:
- the acs gene encoding acetate--CoA ligase; protein product: MSQDTPGSTATAPAASVQTDQQGDAFENLLHENRTFAPSPEFAADAVVTAADYAEADAGRPAFWAKKARELLTWSKDFDQALDWSNPPFAKWFVGGEVNAAYNALDRHVENGLGDRVAIYFEGEPGDSRTYTYAQLTEEVKKAANAFESLGVGKGDRVAVYLPMIPEAVITLLACARIGAVHSVVFGGFSADALRSRIEDAEAKLVVTADGTYRRGKPSALKTAVDEALSVDGHTVQNVVVVKRNGQNVNWHEGRDHWWADTVELASAEHKAVGHDSEHPLFILYTSGTTGKPKGILHTTGGYLTQGAYTHKAVFDLHPETDVFWCTADVGWVTGHTYVAYAPLINGATQVMYEGTPDSPHQGRWWEIIEKYKVSILYTAPTAIRTFMKWGRDIPDKYDLTSLRVLGSVGESINPEAWMWYRDVIGGNKAPIVDTWWQTETGAQMIAPLPGVTATKPGSAQTPLPGIAVDVVDEQGESVPDGHGGFLVIREPWPAMLRGIWGDPERFKETYWSRFEGMYFAGDGAKKDEDGDIWLLGRVDDVMNISGHRLSTTEIESALVSHPSVAEAAVVGAADETTGQAVVAFVILRGDAVDKGEATIQELRNHVGKEIGPIAKPKTILVVPELPKTRSGKIVRRLLKDIAEGRESGDATTLADTTVMQQIAQSLRK